Proteins encoded in a region of the Pelmatolapia mariae isolate MD_Pm_ZW linkage group LG16_19, Pm_UMD_F_2, whole genome shotgun sequence genome:
- the LOC134644540 gene encoding trace amine-associated receptor 13c-like, with amino-acid sequence MEILKGAELCFPKLLNTSCRKPTLHWSKAVLLNIVLSCVSLITAALNLLVIISVSHFRQLHTPTNILLLSLAVSDFLVGLLLMPFEIFRNMDCWVLGDLMCSVSWYLTGNIAYASTGNIVLISVDRYVAICHPLHYSTRITMARVKLSVCLCWFFAIFYSSLYMKDVLIKPGRYNSCYGECVFVINDIAGIIDIVLSFFVPVTIIIVLYMRIFVVAVSQARAMRSHVTAVTLQRSLNQTSKSELKAARTLGVLVVVFLVCYCPFYCFAFGVEDMANNPSTFFVVFILYFNSCLNPLIFALFYPWFRNAVKLIITLQIFKHETSEANILL; translated from the exons TCAACATTGTACTGTCATGTGTCTCTCTGATCACTGCTGCTCTAAACCTTCTGGTCATCATCTCAGTCTCCCACTTCAG gCAGCTACACACACCTACCAACATCCTTCTCCTCTCTCTGGCTGTCTCAGACTTTCTTGTGGGTCTCTTGTTGATGCCATTTGAAATCTTTAGGAACATGGATTGCTGGGTACTTGGTGATCTCATGTGTTCTGTTTCTTGGTATCTGACTGGCAACATTGCCTATGCTTCAACAGGGAACATAGTTCTCATATCAGTTGACCGTTATGTAGCTATTTGTCACCCTCTGCATTATTCCACCAGAATTACTATGGCAAGAGTAAAACTCAGCGTTTGTCTGTGTTGGTTTTTTGCAATTTTCTACAGCAGTCTCTATATGAAGGATGTACTGATAAAACCAGGCAGGTATAATTCCTGCTAcggagagtgtgtgtttgtcattAATGATATTGCAGGGATCATTGAcattgttttatctttttttgttcCTGTTACCATCATCATAGTTTTGTATATGAGAATATTTGTGGTGGCTGTGTCTCAGGCTCGTGCCATGCGCTCGCATGTTACAGCTGTCACACTTCAGCGTTCACTGAATCAAACAAGCAAATCCGAGTTGAAAGCAGCCAGGACTCTTGGGGTTCTTGTAGTTGTGTTTCTCGTATGCTACTGTCCATTCTACTGCTTTGCTTTTGGTGTAGAAGACATGGCCAATAATCCATCTACATTTTTTGTGGTCTTTATCTTATACTTTAATTCTTGTCTAAACCCTTTGATCTTTGCCCTGTTTTACCCCTGGTTTAGAAACGCTGTTAAACTTATCATCACGCTGCAGATTTTCAAACATGAAACAAGTGAAGCCAACATACTGTTATAA